The Doryrhamphus excisus isolate RoL2022-K1 chromosome 1, RoL_Dexc_1.0, whole genome shotgun sequence genome includes a window with the following:
- the plrg1 gene encoding pleiotropic regulator 1, protein MTEDVQKHSVHTLVFRSLKRTHDMFVSDQAKSISLDEESHKLKMAVKLKADYNAVLHMPILKESKDRIPQAPSSMQTQQSYTQPDEPEYMITGTHAYPSGPGVALTKGTKLHRNPSDAGVHSMALALPPSQASQDSSRTAASVSDIHRHAGATERSHPPSSALSMMDGGGTRNNSLIRRAAIMPKPQWHPPWKLFRVISGHLGWVRSIAVEPGNQWFVTGSADRTIKIWDLASGKLKLSLTGHISTVRGVAVSSRSPYLFSCGEDKQVKCWDLEYNKVIRHYHGHLSAVYDLDLHPTIDVLVTCSRDATARVWDIRSKANAHTLTGHTNTVATVRCQAAEPQIITGSHDSTIRLWDLIAGKTRATLTNHKKSVRTVVLHPRQYTFASGSADNIKQWMFPDGKFIQNLSGHNAIINTLAVNSDGVLVSGADNGTIHMWDWRTGYNFQRIHAAVQPGSLDSESGIFACLFDKSESRLITAEADKTIKVYKEDDTATEESHPINWKPDILKRKRF, encoded by the exons ATGACTGAG GACGTCCAGAAGCACTCGGTCCACACTCTGGTCTTTAGGTCGCTCAAGAGGACTCATGACATGTTTGTGTCCGACCAAGCCAAGTCCATCTCGTTGGATGAagaaag tcaCAAGCTGAAGATGGCGGTGAAGCTGAAGGCGGATTATAATGCCGTTCTACACATGCCAATCTTGAAGGAAAGCAAGGACAGAATCCCTCAAGCCCCCAGCAGCATGCAGACCCAGCAGAGCTACACTCAGCCAG ATGAACCAGAGTACATGATAACTGGAACACACGCTTACCCCTCTGGACCAG GAGTGGCGCTCACCAAGGGCACAAAGTTGCACAGGAACCCCAGCGATGCCGGAGTCCACTCCATGGCTTTGGCGCTGCCGCCTTCACAAGCCAG CCAAGACAGCAGCCGCACTGCTGCCAGCGTTTCCGACATCCATCGACATGCTGGTGCCACCGAGCGTTCTCACCCGCCTTCAAGCGCGTTG TCGATGATGGACGGAGGCGGCACCAGAAATAATTCTCTCATAAGAAGAGCAGCCATCATGCCCAAACCTCAGTGGCATCCGCCGTGGAAACTGTTTCGG GTCATCAGTGGTCACCTCGGCTGGGTGCGCTCCATCGCCGTGGAACCCGGCAATCAGTGGTTTGTGACCGGCTCGGCTGACAGAACCATCAAG ATCTGGGACCTGGCGAGCGGGAAGCTGAAGCTGTCGCTAACAGGACACATCAGCACGGTGCGCGGCGTGGCCGTCAGCAGTCGCAGCCCCTACCTCTTCTCCTGCGGCGAGGACAAGCAAGTCAAGTGCTGGGATCTGGAATATAACAAG GTCATCAGGCACTACCACGGCCACCTGAGCGCCGTGTACGACCTGGACCTCCACCCGACCATCGACGTGCTGGTGACGTGCAGCAGAGATGCCACGGCGAGG GTGTGGGACATCAGGAGCAAAGCCAACGCGCACACGCTGACTGGTCACACCAACACGGTGGCCACCGTCAGGTGTCAGGCAGCCGAGCCTCAAATCATCACTG GCAGCCACGACTCCACCATCCGCTTGTGGGATCTGATTGCCGGGAAAACCAGAGCGACGCTGACCAACCACAAGAAGTCCGTGAGGACCGTCGTGCTACATCCCAGACA ATACACCTTCGCCTCGGGTTCAGCTGACAACATCAAACAGTGGATGTTCCCCGACGGCAAATTCATTCAGAACCTCTCGGGACACAACGCCATCATCAACACTCTGGCCGTCAACTCCGACGGCGTGCTGGTCTCCGGAG CCGACAACGGAACCATCCACATGTGGGACTGGCGGACCGGCTACAACTTCCAGCGCATCCacgccgccgtgcagcccggctcTCTGGACAGCGAGTCGGGCATCTTTGCCTGCTTGTTCGACAAGTCGGAAAGCCGCCTGATCACCGCCGAGGCGGACAAGACCATCAAAGTGTACAAAGAGGACGACACCGCC ACGGAAGAGAGCCACCCCATCAACTGGAAACCAGACATCCTCAAGAGAAAAAGATTCTAa